From the Leptolyngbya sp. O-77 genome, one window contains:
- a CDS encoding MSMEG_0569 family flavin-dependent oxidoreductase → MEQHYPVIVVGGGQAGLSMSYCLKQRSIAHLVFEKHKIGHAWREYRWDSFCLVTPNWQCQLPGFPYAGDDPHGFMVKDEIVQYIEAYAAAFDPPVLEGVEVRHLRKEGDRFSISTTSGDFTADQVVVATGGYHKPKIPAIAQRLPASLQQLHSSQYRNPERLPDGAVLVVGTGQSGCQIAEDLHLAGRKVHLCVGGAPRSPRRYRGKDVVDWLHEMGYYDLPVDQHPQKEAVRHKANHYVTGRDGGREIDLRQFALEGMQLHGRLKDVDNRGAFPQENCQLSFWDDLKQNLDHADEVAESIKKTIDGYIEKNGIDAPVEPPFRPVWEPNDEPLTIDLEAANITSVIWCTGYLSDFSWIEIPIFDGKGYPGHERGIVLGARGLYFLGLPWLYTWGSGRFSGIARDAQYLAEQILSRYKMTQASPPSYMNVAAFGS, encoded by the coding sequence TTGGAACAGCACTATCCCGTCATTGTGGTGGGGGGCGGTCAGGCTGGATTGTCCATGAGCTACTGCCTGAAGCAGCGGAGCATCGCCCATCTGGTGTTTGAAAAGCACAAAATCGGGCACGCCTGGCGGGAATATCGCTGGGATTCGTTCTGCCTAGTCACGCCCAACTGGCAGTGCCAGCTACCGGGGTTTCCCTACGCGGGCGACGACCCACACGGCTTTATGGTCAAAGACGAGATTGTGCAATACATCGAAGCCTACGCCGCCGCCTTCGACCCGCCAGTGCTGGAAGGCGTGGAGGTACGCCATCTGCGAAAAGAGGGCGATCGCTTCTCGATTAGTACCACCAGCGGCGACTTCACCGCCGATCAGGTCGTGGTGGCCACAGGCGGCTACCACAAGCCCAAAATTCCGGCGATCGCCCAGCGCCTTCCTGCCTCCCTCCAACAACTCCACTCGTCGCAATATCGCAACCCAGAGCGACTGCCCGACGGCGCGGTGCTGGTGGTGGGCACGGGCCAGTCTGGCTGCCAGATAGCCGAAGACCTGCACCTGGCCGGGCGAAAAGTTCACCTGTGCGTGGGCGGTGCGCCGCGATCGCCCCGTCGCTATCGTGGCAAAGACGTGGTGGACTGGCTGCACGAGATGGGCTACTACGACCTGCCCGTCGATCAGCATCCGCAAAAAGAAGCCGTGCGCCACAAGGCCAACCACTACGTCACCGGGCGCGACGGCGGCCGCGAGATCGACCTGCGCCAGTTTGCGCTCGAGGGAATGCAACTACACGGGCGCTTGAAGGACGTGGACAATCGCGGCGCGTTTCCTCAGGAAAATTGCCAGCTTTCTTTTTGGGACGACCTGAAGCAAAATCTCGACCACGCCGATGAAGTCGCCGAAAGCATCAAGAAAACCATCGACGGCTACATCGAGAAAAACGGCATCGACGCACCCGTTGAGCCTCCCTTCCGCCCTGTCTGGGAACCAAACGACGAACCGCTGACCATCGACCTGGAAGCCGCGAATATCACGTCTGTCATCTGGTGTACGGGCTACCTCTCCGACTTTAGCTGGATCGAGATTCCCATTTTTGACGGCAAGGGCTATCCGGGGCACGAACGGGGCATCGTCCTGGGGGCACGGGGGCTGTATTTCCTGGGGCTGCCGTGGCTCTATACTTGGGGGTCGGGTCGTTTTTCTGGCATAGCCCGCGATGCTCAGTATTTGGCAGAACAGATTCTCTCTCGCTACAAGATGACGCAGGCCAGCCCACCAAGCTACATGAACGTGGCGGCGTTCGGCTCCTGA
- a CDS encoding MSMEG_0572/Sll0783 family nitrogen starvation response protein: MPEVTTPAHQPGDYFVDFEEKVFPDVKADPGEKALVTFHTVAFEGSIGLVNLLQALRLLRKGFETSVLLYGPGVTLGVQRGFPKIGDEAFPGHQNFNNQLSKFMAEGGKVYACRFALQALYGHGEPSLIPGIRPISPLDVLDLILLHRKDGAFILDTWTV; encoded by the coding sequence ATGCCCGAAGTTACTACCCCTGCCCATCAGCCAGGCGACTATTTTGTTGATTTTGAAGAAAAAGTGTTTCCCGATGTCAAAGCTGATCCAGGGGAAAAAGCACTGGTCACGTTCCACACAGTCGCCTTTGAAGGCTCGATCGGTCTGGTGAACCTGCTGCAAGCGCTGCGGCTCCTGCGGAAGGGGTTTGAAACCTCAGTGCTGCTCTATGGGCCGGGCGTAACGCTGGGCGTACAGCGCGGTTTTCCAAAGATTGGCGACGAAGCGTTTCCGGGCCATCAAAATTTCAACAACCAGCTCAGCAAGTTCATGGCGGAAGGCGGCAAGGTCTATGCCTGCCGATTTGCGCTCCAGGCACTCTACGGACACGGTGAACCGTCGCTAATTCCTGGCATTCGCCCCATTAGCCCGCTCGACGTGCTGGATCTGATCCTGCTGCACCGCAAGGACGGCGCATTCATCCTCGATACCTGGACGGTTTAG